TACTTAAACTTCATCTCCACGATAAGCTCCGCGCCAGATAATCCTTAAAAAACCGAAAGTGTATAATCACTGTTTTTTATGTCAGGTCCTTTATCTGGTGGTTTAACCGTTCTGTTATCTCTCTACACATGCAAATCTGATTAATTCATTTTTCTAAATGGCAGTCCTGTTACCATTACTGACCAAGCGATCCTTGCCAACTTATTAGCTAACGCCACAACTGCAACGTTAAATGGTTTTCGCTTTAATAATTCTGGTATCCAATCCCCAAAAATAGCTTCAGCTATTTTTGGCCTTGATATCAAAGCTCGCGCTCCATGAATAAATAATGTCCTTAATGACTTATTCCCTCGTTTACTGATACCCAGCAGTGTGGATTTCCCTCCAGTTGAATATTGACGAGGAACTAAGCCCATCCATGCCGCTAAATGTCGCCCATTTTTAAAATCTTTTGGTGATGGTACTTCTGATAAACATGCGCTCGCAATCATCGGTCCAATACCAGGGATAGTTTGTAATAATTCACCCATTTCTGATTCTTTCAAAACTGCTTTTATCTTTTTATCTTGCTCAGCAATCTTTTGATGTAAATATTGATAATGTTCATAAAGAACAGCTAATTCTTGGAGCAAAAGGGGTGGTAAGGTGTGATTTTTATCAGCAAGCCACTGAAATAATTTCCCCATAGCCGCATGCCCACGAGGAAAAGTGATACCAAACTCAAGTAGCAGTGCACCAATGCGACACATTGTCGCTGTTTGCTCTTTAATAAATCCAGAACGGATACGCTGTACTGCAGATAAAATTTGAGATTCTTCAGTTTTGACACTAACAAAACGCATTGAAGGTCGAGTAGAAGCTTCAGCGATAGCATCTGCATCAATGTAATCATTTTTGTTAGTTTTTACGTAGGGTTTAACATATTGAGGAGGGATAAGTTTGGTGTTATGCCCGAAAGATTGACACTTTCTTGCTAGCCAGTGAGATCCAGCACAAGATTCCATCGCAACAGTAGTTTTATCAAGCTGAAGTAATATTTTTAATAATTGAGCTCGGTTACATTTTTTGCGATATACCTCACGACCCGCATGATCGTGTCCAATTAGATGAAATGAAGTTTTGCCTAAATCAATACCAAGTACTTTAATTAACATGATGGTTCGCCTCCTAATACTCACAACTAAAGCCTAGCGGCTTTAGAGTGAGGCGGACCATCTAATTAGACCTTTTCACCCCTACCTAAACACCCTCAAATTATCCCTAGAATCAATTTTAAGACCATAAAGACCTATCACTCACACCTAGCATGACTTTTCTCTAAAAACAGCTGTATTTAACAGTATCCATCTTATGTGACATTACTAACTTGCACTTACAAATACCAAATAAATTCATTTTGATTTTGATCATACTCAAAATATGAACAAAGATGCATAATGGAG
This region of Photobacterium toruni genomic DNA includes:
- a CDS encoding IS110 family transposase, whose product is MMLIKVLGIDLGKTSFHLIGHDHAGREVYRKKCNRAQLLKILLQLDKTTVAMESCAGSHWLARKCQSFGHNTKLIPPQYVKPYVKTNKNDYIDADAIAEASTRPSMRFVSVKTEESQILSAVQRIRSGFIKEQTATMCRIGALLLEFGITFPRGHAAMGKLFQWLADKNHTLPPLLLQELAVLYEHYQYLHQKIAEQDKKIKAVLKESEMGELLQTIPGIGPMIASACLSEVPSPKDFKNGRHLAAWMGLVPRQYSTGGKSTLLGISKRGNKSLRTLFIHGARALISRPKIAEAIFGDWIPELLKRKPFNVAVVALANKLARIAWSVMVTGLPFRKMN